The following are encoded together in the Pseudodesulfovibrio indicus genome:
- a CDS encoding ABC transporter substrate-binding protein gives MKMSTFKAAGKLSLLALTLLVAALLLVGCGGEEKKEAAEKAEPAAPSKVTLKLAMDADPVSLDPHVQLSGGMLQYAHMVFDPLVRYDKDMNFVPRLAESWERIDDLTMRFHLRKGVKFHSGNDFTAEDVAFTLDRLKKSDDFKGLFEPFVGAVVVDANTVDLVTKKPYGLVLNMATYVFPMDKKFYTGTDDKGKEKDLIIKTDYSFANENESGTGPFVVTSREQGVKTVFTRFADYWNKDTGNVEEIVLSPIKNDATRTAALMSGDVDFVMPVPPQDLDRIKSTEGLSLVTMSGSRIITFQLNQKRNPAFADAKVRLAMAYAYDNQGVVEKIMNGFATAAGQMSPKGYAGHKETLTPRYDLEKAKALMAESGYPDGFEATMIAPNNRYVNDEKISEAFVSMMSKIGIKISLKTMPKAQYWDQFDAMAADIQMIGWHSDTEDSGNFYEFLSMCRNAETGYGQYNSGNYCNAKVDELTLAAQTETDPAKRAADLQEVEQIQYDEAGYIPLHWQNLSWASKSNMNTEAIVNVMNFPYFGDLVIK, from the coding sequence ATGAAAATGTCGACGTTCAAAGCCGCCGGCAAACTCTCCCTGCTCGCTCTCACTCTGCTCGTAGCCGCCCTTCTGCTGGTCGGTTGCGGTGGCGAGGAGAAGAAAGAGGCAGCCGAGAAAGCCGAACCCGCTGCCCCTTCCAAAGTCACCCTCAAGCTCGCCATGGACGCCGACCCGGTCTCCCTGGACCCCCACGTCCAGCTTTCCGGCGGCATGCTCCAGTACGCCCACATGGTTTTCGATCCCCTTGTCCGCTATGACAAGGACATGAATTTCGTGCCGCGCCTGGCCGAAAGCTGGGAGCGCATCGACGACCTGACCATGCGCTTCCATCTGCGCAAGGGCGTCAAGTTCCATTCCGGCAACGACTTCACCGCCGAAGACGTGGCCTTCACCCTGGACCGCCTGAAGAAGTCCGACGACTTCAAGGGCCTCTTCGAGCCGTTCGTCGGCGCCGTGGTCGTGGACGCCAACACCGTGGACCTGGTCACCAAGAAGCCTTACGGCCTGGTGCTCAACATGGCCACCTACGTGTTCCCCATGGACAAGAAGTTCTACACCGGCACCGACGACAAGGGTAAGGAGAAGGACCTGATCATCAAGACCGACTACTCCTTCGCCAACGAGAACGAGTCCGGCACCGGTCCCTTCGTGGTCACCAGCCGCGAGCAGGGCGTGAAGACCGTCTTCACCCGCTTCGCCGACTACTGGAACAAGGACACCGGCAACGTCGAGGAGATCGTCCTCTCCCCGATCAAGAACGACGCCACCCGCACCGCCGCGCTGATGTCCGGCGACGTGGACTTCGTGATGCCCGTTCCTCCGCAGGATCTGGACCGCATCAAGTCCACCGAGGGCCTGTCTCTCGTGACCATGTCCGGCTCCCGCATCATCACCTTCCAGCTGAACCAGAAGCGTAACCCGGCCTTCGCCGACGCCAAGGTCCGCCTGGCCATGGCCTACGCCTACGACAACCAGGGCGTGGTCGAGAAGATCATGAACGGTTTCGCCACCGCCGCCGGCCAGATGTCCCCCAAGGGCTACGCCGGCCACAAGGAAACCCTGACCCCGCGCTATGACCTCGAAAAGGCCAAGGCGCTGATGGCCGAGTCCGGCTACCCCGACGGTTTCGAGGCGACCATGATCGCCCCCAACAACCGCTACGTGAACGACGAGAAGATCTCCGAGGCCTTTGTCTCCATGATGTCCAAGATCGGCATCAAGATCTCCCTGAAGACCATGCCCAAGGCGCAGTACTGGGATCAGTTCGACGCCATGGCCGCCGACATCCAGATGATCGGCTGGCACTCCGACACCGAGGACTCCGGCAACTTCTACGAGTTCCTGTCCATGTGCCGCAATGCCGAGACCGGCTACGGCCAGTACAACTCCGGCAACTACTGCAACGCCAAGGTCGACGAACTGACCCTGGCCGCCCAGACCGAGACCGACCCGGCCAAGCGCGCCGCCGATCTGCAGGAAGTCGAGCAGATCCAGTACGACGAAGCCGGCTACATCCCGCTGCACTGGCAGAACCTGTCCTGGGCCTCCAAGTCCAACATGAACACCGAAGCCATCGTGAACGTCATGAACTTCCCGTACTTCGGCGACTTGGTGATCAAGTAG